Genomic DNA from Clavibacter michiganensis:
TCGAGGAGAAGCCCGCGGGCTTCGCCCTCCACACGCGCCTCGCCACCGAGAAGCACAGCCGCATCGCGCACCTCGTCGCCACGCAGGAGGCGCACGCGGAGGTCGAAGGCCTCAAGGTGCGCTCCGGCAAGGACGTGCTGGAGTTCAGCGTCCGGCACGCCACCAAGGGCGAGGCGGTCGAGCACCTGCGCCGGTACGCCGAGGCGACGGCCGTCTTCTACGCGGGCGACGACGTCACCGACGAGGACGCGTTCGCCGCGCTCCAGGCCGGCGACCTCGGGCTCAAGAGCGGCACGGGCGCCACGGCGGCGGACTTCCGCGTCGACGGACCGCACGACGTCGCGCGGGTGCTCCAGGTGCTCGCCGACCTCCGGGCCGAGCCGGCCGTCCATCCCGACTGAGGCGGCCGCCCCGGCCTCTCAGGTAGGGCTCAGGTAGACTGGGGAAATAGCCGACTCGTGAGAGGAGACCGCACGTGATCGTCCTCCTCGCGGTGTTCCTGGTCGCCTCCGTCGGCATCCCGCTGCTCGCCCGCGTCATGGGCGTGCGGGCGTTCGTCGTGGCCGCCCTCGTGCCGGCCGCCGCGTTCGCGTACACGGTCGCGCAGGGCCCGGCCGTGCTGCCCGACGGCGAGGTAGTCGAGCGCGTCGAGTGGATCCCGTCGCTCGGCATCACGCTCGACATGCGGATGGACGCCCTGTCCTGGCTCCTCTCCCTCGTGGTCACGGGCGTCGGCGCCCTGGTCCTCCTCTACTGCGCGCGCTACTTCCGCAGCTCGGAGGAGGGGCTCGGCCGGTTCGCGGGTCTCCTCGTGGCGTTCGCGGGCGTCATGTTCGGGCTCGTCCTCGCCGACGACGTGTTCGTGCTCTTCACCTTCTGGGAGGCGACGAGCGTCCTCTCCTACCTCCTCATCGGCCACTACACGGGCAAGAAGGCGAGCCGCGGCGCGGCGCTGCAGGCGCTTCTCGTCACCACGGCGGGCGGGCTCGCCATGCTCGTCGGTCTCGTGATCCTGTCGGTCACCGGCGGCACCACGAGCCTCGCCGCCCTCGTAGCGGATCCGCCCGGCGGCCCGCTGATCCCCGTCGCGGTCGTGCTGATCCTCCTCGGCGCGCTCTCGAAGTCCGCCCTCGTGCCCTTCCACTTCTGGCTGCCCGCCGCCATGGCCGCGCCGACGCCGGTGAGCGCGTACCTGCACGCCGCCGCGATGGTGAAGGCCGGCATCTACCTCGTGGCCCGCCTCGCGCCCGGCTACGCCGACGTGCCCGGCTGGCGCGTCCTGCTCGTCTCGCTCGGCGTCGCGACGATGCTCGTCGGCGGCTGGCGCGCGCTCAAGCAGATGGACCTCAAGCTCGTCCTGGCCTACGGCACGGTCAGCCAGCTGGGGTTCCTCACCGTGGTCGTCGGCTACGGCACGCGCGACGCGGCGCTCGCGGGCGTCGCGCTGCTGCTCGCGCACGCGCTGTTCAAGGCGACGCTGTTCCTCGTCGTCGGCGTCGTCGACCACCGGGCCGGCACGCGCGACCTCCGCAAGATCAGCGGCCTCGGCCGGAAGGCCCCCGTGCTCGCGGTCGTCGCCGCCCTCGCGCTCGCCTCGATGGCGGGCCTCCCGCCCTTCCTCGGCTTCGTCGCGAAGGAGGCCGTGCTCACGGCGTTCCTCACCGACGCGGAGCTCGGCGGCGGGCTCGGCTGGGTCGCGCTCATCGGCGTCTCGGTCGGCTCCTGCCTCACGGTCGCCTACAGCGCGCGCTTCATGTGGGGCGCGTTCGCCCGCAAGCGCGGCGTGGACGAGGTCCAGCCCGTGCACGAGCACCTCGACTTCCTCGTGCCGCCGGCCGTGCTCGCCGCCACCGGCCTCGTGCTCGGCTTCCTCGCGTCGTCCGTCGACGGCTGGATCGCGGGATACGCGGACACGCTCCCGGCCGTCAGCGCCGGCGCCTCCGGCGAGCCCGACCACACGTACCACCTCGCGCTCTGGCACGGGATCGAGCCCGCGCTCCTCATCTCCGCGGGCACGCTCGTGGTGGGCCTCACGATGTTCCGCCTGCGCGACGGGGTCTTCGCGCTGCAGTCGCGCGTGCCGTCCTGGATCGACGCGGCGCGCATCTACTGGGCGTCGATGCGCCTGATCGACCGGGTCGCCGCGCGCACCACCGCGACCACGCAGCGCGGCTCGCTCCCGTTCTACCTCGGCGTGATCCTGCTCGTGCTCATCGGCTCCGTCGGATCCGCCCTCGCGCTCAACCGCTCGTGGCCCACCACCGCCGTGCCGTTCGACCACCCGGCGCAGCCCGTGATCGGCGTCGTGATGATCGTGGCGGCCATCGCCGCCGCCCGCGCCGGCAAGCGCTTCCAGGCCGTCGTGCTGGTGGGCGTCACCGGGTACGGCATGGCCGCGCTCTTCGCCCTGCACGGCGCGCCCGACCTCGCGCTCACGCAGGTGCTGATCGAGACGATCACGCTCGTCGCCTTCGTCCTCGTGCTCCGCCGCCTGCCCGTCCGGCTGGGGGAGCGGAACCGGTCGGTGCACCCGATCTGGCGCGCGTCCATCGGCATCGCGGTCGCCGCGCTCATGTCCACCGTCGCGGTCGTCGCGCTCGGCGCCCGCGTCGCGTCGCCCATCTCGCTGGAGTTCCCGCGCCTCGCCTACGAGCAGGGCCACGGCAGCAACGTCGTCAACGTCACGCTGGTCGACCTCCGCGGCTGGGACACCATGGGGGAGATCTCGGTGCTCATCGTCGCGGCCACGGGCGTCGCGAGCCTCATCTTCCTCAACCGCCGCACCGACTCGCTGCCGCGCCTGACCGCGCCGTCGCGCCGCAGCCTCCTCGCGCGGCTCACCGGGCGGCACGACCCGTCCTCCGCGGGCGCCGAGGCGCCGCTCGAGGTCGAGGCCGGCGTCGGCGGGCCGCGCATGGACGCGCGCGACGCGGTCACGGACTCGCACCGCGACCAGCGCAGCCCCTGGCTCCTCGCCGGCCGCACGCTCGCGCCGCAGAACCGGTCGATCCTCCTCGAGGTCGTCGTGCGCCTCCTCTTCCACAGCCTCATCGTGGTGTCCGTGTACCTCCTCTTCTCGGGCCACAACCTGCCGGGCGGCGGATTCGCGGGCGGGCTCCTGGCGGGCATGGCGCTCGTCGCGCGCTACCTGGCGGGCGGCCGCTACGAGCTCGGCGCCGCGGCCCCGGTCGACGCGGGACGCGTCCTCGGCACGGGTCTCGTCTTCGCGGTCGGCACGGCGATCGTCCCGCTCGTCTTCGGCGCCGACGCCCTCACCTCCACGTGGATCGACACCGAGGTGCCCTTCGTGGGCCACGTCGAGTTCGTCACGAGCACCTTCTTCGACGTCGGCGTCTACCTCGTCGTCGTCGGCCTCACGCTCGACGTGCTCCGCAGCCTCGGCGCGGAGGTCGACCGCCAGGAGGAGAGCGACCGGACGGTCGAGCAGGGAGCGGACGGCATGGAGACCGAGCAGGGGGTGAGCGTGTGAGCGTCTCCGTCACCCTCATCGTGATCATGGCCGCGCTGTACGCCACGGGCATCTACCTGATGCTCGAGCGCAGCATGACGCGCGTGCTGCTCGGCTTCCTGCTGGTGGGCAACGCGACCAACATCCTCATCCTCATCATGTCCGGCCGCGTGGGGCTGGCGCCCATCTACGACCCGGACGTGGATCCGGCCGACTACGCCGACCCGCTGCCGCAGGCCCTCATCCTCACGGCCATCGTCATCACCTTCGGCGTCTCGGCCTTCCTCATGGCGCTCATCTACCGCTCCTGGCGGCTGGCCAACGCCGACGTGGTGACGGACGACGAGGACGACCTCGCGATGCGCGGTCCCCGCACGGGCCTCGGAGAGGAGCCCACGGTCCCCGACGACGACGACACCGAGTTCGGCACCAACGCCGAGGCCGCGATCGCCTCCGCCCGCAAGCTGCGCGACAACCGATCCGACCTGGAAGAGGCCATCGACGACTCCGCCGACGACGACGACGACCGCGACTTCCGTACGAGGCGCGCCGAGAAGGAGACGGGGGAGGACCGTTGACGATCTTCCAGACCCTCATCCCGCTCGTCGTCCTCGTGCCCTTGCTCGGCGCGGCGGCGGCCCTCGTCGCCGCGCGTCAGCGCCGCCTGCAGGTCGCCGTGTCGGTGCTCGCGCTCCTGGTCGTGGTCGTGATCAGCGGCGTGCTCCTCGTGCTCGTGGACCAGCAGGGCGGCCAGTCCGTCGAGGTCGGCGGCTGGGCGGCGCCGTTCGGCATCGTCCTCGTGGTCGACCGGCTCTCGGCGCTCATGCTGCTGATCTCGTCGATCGTGCTGCTCGCGGTCCTCATGTTCTCGATCGGCCAGGGGCTCGAGGACGGGGACGGCGAGACGCCGGTGTCCATCTACAACCCCACGTACCTGATCCTCGCGGCCGGCGTCTTCAACGCCTTCGTCGCGGGCGACCTCTTCAACCTCTACGTCGGGTTCGAGATCCTCCTCGTGGCGAGCTACGTGCTCCTCACGCTCGGCGGCACGGAGGCGCGCATCCGGGCGGGCGTCACCTACATCGTGGTGAGCCTCGTCTCGTCGATGCTGTTCCTCGCCTCCATCGCCATGATCTACGGCGCCCTCGGCACGGTGAACATCGCGCAGATCTCGGTGCGGCTCGACGAG
This window encodes:
- a CDS encoding Na(+)/H(+) antiporter subunit C; its protein translation is MSVSVTLIVIMAALYATGIYLMLERSMTRVLLGFLLVGNATNILILIMSGRVGLAPIYDPDVDPADYADPLPQALILTAIVITFGVSAFLMALIYRSWRLANADVVTDDEDDLAMRGPRTGLGEEPTVPDDDDTEFGTNAEAAIASARKLRDNRSDLEEAIDDSADDDDDRDFRTRRAEKETGEDR
- a CDS encoding Na+/H+ antiporter subunit A, producing MIVLLAVFLVASVGIPLLARVMGVRAFVVAALVPAAAFAYTVAQGPAVLPDGEVVERVEWIPSLGITLDMRMDALSWLLSLVVTGVGALVLLYCARYFRSSEEGLGRFAGLLVAFAGVMFGLVLADDVFVLFTFWEATSVLSYLLIGHYTGKKASRGAALQALLVTTAGGLAMLVGLVILSVTGGTTSLAALVADPPGGPLIPVAVVLILLGALSKSALVPFHFWLPAAMAAPTPVSAYLHAAAMVKAGIYLVARLAPGYADVPGWRVLLVSLGVATMLVGGWRALKQMDLKLVLAYGTVSQLGFLTVVVGYGTRDAALAGVALLLAHALFKATLFLVVGVVDHRAGTRDLRKISGLGRKAPVLAVVAALALASMAGLPPFLGFVAKEAVLTAFLTDAELGGGLGWVALIGVSVGSCLTVAYSARFMWGAFARKRGVDEVQPVHEHLDFLVPPAVLAATGLVLGFLASSVDGWIAGYADTLPAVSAGASGEPDHTYHLALWHGIEPALLISAGTLVVGLTMFRLRDGVFALQSRVPSWIDAARIYWASMRLIDRVAARTTATTQRGSLPFYLGVILLVLIGSVGSALALNRSWPTTAVPFDHPAQPVIGVVMIVAAIAAARAGKRFQAVVLVGVTGYGMAALFALHGAPDLALTQVLIETITLVAFVLVLRRLPVRLGERNRSVHPIWRASIGIAVAALMSTVAVVALGARVASPISLEFPRLAYEQGHGSNVVNVTLVDLRGWDTMGEISVLIVAATGVASLIFLNRRTDSLPRLTAPSRRSLLARLTGRHDPSSAGAEAPLEVEAGVGGPRMDARDAVTDSHRDQRSPWLLAGRTLAPQNRSILLEVVVRLLFHSLIVVSVYLLFSGHNLPGGGFAGGLLAGMALVARYLAGGRYELGAAAPVDAGRVLGTGLVFAVGTAIVPLVFGADALTSTWIDTEVPFVGHVEFVTSTFFDVGVYLVVVGLTLDVLRSLGAEVDRQEESDRTVEQGADGMETEQGVSV